CTGCCAGCGTTTTGGCGCCGATGACGCCGGACAGGATCGAGGCGGCCACGAATAAACCGGCTTCCAGGAAGGTAAGCCCCGCCACCGGTAGGCCCAGCCACAGGATTTCGCGGCACAGGGGCCAACGCAGGTGCCATTTTTCCCGGAACAGGCCAAAACCCCGGAACATCGGTTTGCGGTAGACGTGCAGTGCCAGTGCCACGAACATGAACCACGAAACAATCGTGGTCGCGAGTCCGGCGCCGAACAGGCCCAGTGGCGGTAGGCCGATACCACCGTATACAAACCACAGTGTCAATCCGTAGTTCAATCCCACGGCAATGATGCTGATCACCAGCACCGACACGGTCTGCGACAATACCGCGACAAAATTGCGAAACACCGCGAACCAGAGCACCGGCAGTACCGAGCCAGTCAAGCCCCGCAGGTAGCCCTGCGCGAGTTCGATGACCCTTGGATCCTGGTTGGTGGCAATGAACGCGAGATCGAGGTTCCAGATTAACAGCATTGCCGGCACACCGAGACCCGTGGAGACAATAAGGCCCTGCCGGACCGACTCACCCAGCTCGGCTTTTTTGCCGGCGCCGAGCGCCTGCGCCGCGAGGACTCCGACAACGGATAGCAGCGCTATCAGGACGATCAGAATCTCGAACGAGAGGTGACCCGCAATACCAACGGCCGCGAGTGAATGGTAGCCGAGTTTGCCAACCACCATCTTGGTAGTCAGAAACATCGCGAATTCGGCCAGGTAGGCAGCCGAGAGTGGAACAGCGATGACGACAAACTGCCTGAGTTCGTCTTTTAAAGTGGTATTAATTTGCTGCATGGGAGCGTTATATTTTTATTCGCGTTAATGTAGACGATTCGGCTCTCCAGTGATAGCAAATCCCGCAGATATGCTGCTCTAGCAGGCTTTGGTGCTGGATAATGTGGGCTTTATGCTTTGACAATAGCCTCCGACCTATTAATAATGATGGGTCTTAGAGTGAATCTACAGGTAGTACCACGAGCGCCGAATTGCGGTACTGCGAAATATAAAAAATAATCGGCATAATCAATCGAAGGAGATAATCATGAAAGTATTAAGCAAAGTCGCTCTGGCCTCGCTGTTGGCGGCGTCGCTGAGCAGCGGCAGCGCACTGGCGGCCGGTCAACAGTTTATTTCGATCGGCACCGGCGGTGTAACCGGGGTGTACTACCCCACGGGTGGCGCCATCTGCCGACTGGTCAACAAGAACCGCAAGGAGCACGGCATTCGTTGCTCGGCTGAATCTACCGGTGGTTCCATTTACAACATCAACACGATTCGCGCCGGTGAGCTCGAATTCGGTGTTGCCCAGTCTGACTGGCAGTATCACGCCTACAACGGCACTTCCAAGTTTGCCGACCAGGGCGCTTATAAAGACCTCAGAGCGGTATTTTCGGTTCATCCTGAGCCGGTTACCGTTATTGCCAGCGATGGTTCCGGTGTCAAAGAACTTTCCGATGTCAAAGGCAAGCGGATGAATATCGGCAATCCGGGTTCCGGAACCCGCGGTACCTGGGAAGTTATCGAGGAAGCCATGGGCTGGACTCGCAATGACCTTAAACTGGCCGCTGAAATGAAATCTGCGGAAACCGGCCAGGCCGTGTGCGACGGCAAGATCGATGCTTACTTCTGGCTGGTGGGACATCCGTCGGCGCTGACCCAGGAGTCACTGGCAACCTGTGATGCGCACCTGGTGCATGTGAAAGGTGCGGCGATCGACAAACTGGTAAAAGAAAACTCGTTTTATCGCAAGGCGACTATTCCGGCCGGTATGTATAACAACAAGGAAGATATCCAAACCTTCGGTGTGGGTGCGACTTTCGTAAGCAGCGCCTCGGTCCCGGACAACGTGGTTTACACGGTTGTCAAGGCAGTCTTCGAAAACTTCGATGACTTTAAAAAACTGCACCCGGCGTTTGCTAACCTGACTGAAAAGGAAATGATCACCGATGCCATCTCGGCACCGCTGCATCCCGGTGCGGTCAAGTACTACAAAGAAAGAGGCTGGATGTAACATCCAACCGGGAAATAACCAACGGGTCGCATTTGCGGCCCGTTTGGTTTTATTTACCGAATAATAATA
This is a stretch of genomic DNA from Gammaproteobacteria bacterium. It encodes these proteins:
- a CDS encoding MATE family efflux transporter, yielding MQQINTTLKDELRQFVVIAVPLSAAYLAEFAMFLTTKMVVGKLGYHSLAAVGIAGHLSFEILIVLIALLSVVGVLAAQALGAGKKAELGESVRQGLIVSTGLGVPAMLLIWNLDLAFIATNQDPRVIELAQGYLRGLTGSVLPVLWFAVFRNFVAVLSQTVSVLVISIIAVGLNYGLTLWFVYGGIGLPPLGLFGAGLATTIVSWFMFVALALHVYRKPMFRGFGLFREKWHLRWPLCREILWLGLPVAGLTFLEAGLFVAASILSGVIGAKTLAAYEITAAWLGIPFVIAFGLAEATMIRVALATGRNRMADARRAGLLGMSLVIAVTASLIVVPLSYAEQIILVFISPDDPGYARVSALATQFLYIAALFMVFDGLQAAAARALRGMKDNLVPLWIAGFGYWILGIGGGSLLAFYYGMDGAGLWWGLAAGLAVSACLLTLRFHRFTRAATN
- a CDS encoding TAXI family TRAP transporter solute-binding subunit; amino-acid sequence: MKVLSKVALASLLAASLSSGSALAAGQQFISIGTGGVTGVYYPTGGAICRLVNKNRKEHGIRCSAESTGGSIYNINTIRAGELEFGVAQSDWQYHAYNGTSKFADQGAYKDLRAVFSVHPEPVTVIASDGSGVKELSDVKGKRMNIGNPGSGTRGTWEVIEEAMGWTRNDLKLAAEMKSAETGQAVCDGKIDAYFWLVGHPSALTQESLATCDAHLVHVKGAAIDKLVKENSFYRKATIPAGMYNNKEDIQTFGVGATFVSSASVPDNVVYTVVKAVFENFDDFKKLHPAFANLTEKEMITDAISAPLHPGAVKYYKERGWM